The Paraburkholderia agricolaris genome includes the window AACGAAACGGCGGCCGAAGCCGAAACTGCTGGAAATGCGCAGCTTGCCGCCAGGAATGCGGCGCGTGGTGGAGACGTCTTCCACCAGCTGGTCGACGTCGTCGAGAATCTTTTCGGCCCACGTGTAGACACGTTCACCAGCCTCGGTAATCGCTACACGCCGGGTGGAACGATGCAATAAGCGCGTACCGAGCGTAGTCTCGAGCACATTGATGCGTTTGCTGACGTAGGCCGGGGAGACCGACAGCGCCTCCGCCGCCGCGCTGAAACTCGATTTGCGCGCCACCTCGCAAAACACGCGCAAATCGCCGAGATCGGGTGACGGGACGGCATTCATAGGCAGCTGGTTTGTACACGATTCGTGCACAGTGGCTTAACTAAAGCAGTCATTTTAAGCGTAAACAGCAGGAATAAAATAACCGTTATCGAAACTCAAACGTCCCAATGGAGGAGCAGGAACATGGCAAAGACCTATCGGATCGCGGTCATACCCGGCGACGGCATCGGTGTCGAGGTGATGCCTGAGGCGATTCGCGTGCTGGACACGGTAAAAAAACGCTTCGGTATCGAATTGGAGTATCAGCAAATCGAATGGGCGAGCTGCGACTACTACGCGAAGCACGGCAAGATGATGCCGGACGACTGGAAAGCGCAATTGCAATCCGCCGACGCGATTCTGTTCGGCGCGGTCGGCTGGCCCGACACGGTGCCCGACCATATCTCGCTGTGGGGCTCGCTGCTGAAGTTCCGCCGCGAATTCGATCAGTACATCAATCTGCGCCCTGCGCGCCTCTTCGCCGGTGTGCCTTCGCCGCTCGCGGGCCGCAAGGCGGGCGACATCGATTTCTGGATCGTGCGCGAAAATACCGAGGGCGAATATTCGTCGGTGGGCGGCGTGATGTTCGAAGGCACCGAGCGTGAGTTCGTGCTGCAGGAATCCGTGTTCACACGGCACGGCAGCGAGCGCGTGCTGAAGTTCGCATTCGATCTCGCGCAGCGGCGCGAACGCAAGAAGATCACCGTGGCGACCAAGAGTAACGGCATTGCGATCAGCATGCCGTGGTGGGACAAATGCGCGGCCGGCATCGCAGCGCAGTATCCGGACGTGACGTGGGACAAGCAGCACATCGACATTCTCTGCGCGCGCTTCGTGCTGAACCCGGACCGCTTCGACGTGGTGGTCGCCACCAATCTGTTCGGCGACATCCTCTCCGATCTCGGCCCTGCCTGCACGGGCACGATCGGCCTTGCGCCCTCGGGTAATCTGAATCCGGACCGCAAGTTTCCCTCGCTGTTCGAACCGGTGCACGGTTCGGCGCCCGACATTGCCGGCAAGAACATCGCCAATCCGATTGCAATGATCTGGTCGGCTGCGATGATGCTCGATTTCCTCGGCAATCACGAGGGCAAGGAACGCGAGGCGCACGACGCGATTCTCGCCGCGATCGAAGCAACGCTGATCGAAGGTCCGCATACCGGCGACCTCGGCGGCAAGGCGAACACTACGGAAGTTGGCCAGGCCATCGCGGCTAAACTCGCCTGAGCCTGTCGATCCCAACCCTCTGCGAGGTCACTTTCGAATGAGCACCGAAGCCTATCCCATCGAAGTCGCATTCCCCGATATTTCGGTTCACGAACAATCGTCATCGGGTATTGCCTACCTTCATACGTTCGACTCGGGTGAACCGGGTCCGCATGTGATGATCACCGCGCTCACGCACGGCAACGAAGTGTGCGGGGCGATCGTCGTCGACGAACTGTTGCGCCGCGCGTTAAGGCCGCGTCGTGGACGCCTCACGCTCGCCTTTGCGAACGTCGCCGCTTATCAGCGCTTCGATCCCGCGAAACCCGACGCGGCGCGTTTCGTCGATCAGGACTTCAATCGCGTATGGACCGCGGCGGCACTCGACGATACGTCGCGCACGTCGAGCGAACTGGCTCGCGCTCGCGAAATGCGCCCGGTGATCGACACGGTCGACATGCTGCTCGATCTGCATTCGATGCATGAAAAATGCAAGCCGCTGATCGTGGCGGGACCGCTGCAAAAAGGCATCGACCTTGCGGTACGGCTCGGCACACCCGCCACGGTGATCTGCGACGAGGGCCATCCCGAAGGCCGCCGCATGCGCGATTACGAAGGTTTCGGCAGCGCGGATAGCGCGAAAAACGCGTTGCTGATCGAATGCGGCCAGCACTGGGAACGCAGCGCGGTGGGTGTGGCGCGCGACACGACCGCGCGCTTCCTGCTGCTGGCCGGCGTGATCGACGAAGCCGATCTGCCTGACGGCTGGCTCGCACCGCTGCCGCCTGCCCAGCACATCGTGCGCGTCACGCAGCCGGTGGTGGCGACCAGCATGGACTTCCGTTTCGCGGCGCCCTATACCGGCCTGGAAGTCTTTCCGGATGCCGGCGCGGTGATCGGCTGGTCGAACGGCGAAGCGGTGGTCACGCCTTACGACAATTGCATGCTGGTGATGCCGTCGCTGCGGCAATTGCGGCCCGGGGTCACGGTCGTGCGGCTGGGCAAGATCGAACGAACCGTGCCGAATACCGGCGCAAGCACGACCTGAGACACAAACACGAGTGGCCGATGAATCGGCTCAAGCACATTCAAAAAGGTAACGTGAAGATGAAGGTACAAAGCATCAAGCAAAGCGTGAATCTGCAGAATCTCGACGACTGGGGCACGGCAGGGCTGCCCGGCACGACGCCGCTACATATCTCGGGCGTGCAACGCGTCATCAAGGGCAGCGAAGCCGTCGACACCGGTATTTTCGAATGCACGCCAGGTACGTACCGCCGCGCGATCAGGCAGGCCGAAGTCATGCACTTTCTCGCGGGGCGCGGCCGCTTCACGCCCGATAACGAAGAGACCGTCCATTTTGAAAGCGGTGACACACTCTTTTTCGAAGCCAATACAGAGGGGCTTTGGGAAGTCGAAGAGACTATGCGAAAGGTTTATGTGATTTTTTAAGCAACGCCTGAAAGAATGACCTGAGTGGCGCCGCCCGGCGCTTGCTTACCCCGCTCCCTTCTTTGCGTTCCACGCCCGGCGCAGCTTGCGCCGCGGCATCCGCTGGCATTCCGGCGCCCGCCCCACCAATTCGACGTACATCTGCAACATGCTCGGGTAATCCCGCGTTGCCCCTCCTTATCAAACTGCTTACAGTGCCGCCTGTTCGTATAATGAATCGTAGTTCTATATACGAACACCACCGATAAAAAAATTTCGACGACCGGGTCGCCCAGATCTTCTCGCAGGTCAGGCAGGTCGAATTGGAGAGCACCGCATGAATCGCAACATCACAATGACCCGGATCGCTTGCGCGATCGCAGCGCTGGCCAGCACGCCCGCATTCGCACAAAGCAGTGTCACGCTGTACGGTATCGTGGATACGGGTATCGGCTATCAATCCAGCCAGGCGCCGTCTCTCGGCTCCACATCGGGCGGTAAATCCGCCGTCAAGATGATCAATGGCGTGTGGGCCGGCAGCCGCTTCGGCCTGAAGGGCGGAGAAGATCTCGGTGGCGGCACCAAGGCCATCTTCCAGCTGGAATCCGGTTTCAATTCCACCACCGGCGCACAGCAGTATACGAACGCGATGTTCGGCCGCCAGGCCTGGATCGGCGTGACGAACCCGACCTACGGTACCTTCACCGCGGGCCGTCAATACACCGCGTACTACACGCTGCTGTCGCCGTATAGCCCGACTACGTGGCTGACCGGCTACTACGGCGCGCACCCGGGCGACGTCGACGCACTCGACACGATCTACCGCGCCAACAATTCGCTGGTCTATACGTCGCCGAAACTGTACGGCTTCACGTTCAGCGGTTCGTATTCGGTGGGCGGCGTACCGGGCAGCCTGAACCGCGGCTCGACGTGGAGCGGCGCGATCCAGTACCTCAACGGTCCGCTCGGCGTGGCAGTCGGCTTCATGCGCATCAACAATTCGACGCCGGGCGGCGGTGCGTACGGCGCGGATTCGACCGTGTCGAACAACGGCACGCAACCGGGCGTCTCGGCTGTCACCAACGGCTATCAGACGGCACAGGCGCAGCAGCGCTTCGCGGTCACTGGCGGCTATAACTTCGGTAACGGCTGGGACGTGTCCGCGGCATACTCGAACGTGCAGTACATTCCGGGTGTGGGCTCGAGCTTCCGCGATACGGCGATCTTCAATACGGCCGGCGTCGTGCTGCACTGGAAGCCGACGGCCGCATGGGACTTCGCGACCGGCTACAGCTA containing:
- a CDS encoding cupin domain-containing protein; translated protein: MKVQSIKQSVNLQNLDDWGTAGLPGTTPLHISGVQRVIKGSEAVDTGIFECTPGTYRRAIRQAEVMHFLAGRGRFTPDNEETVHFESGDTLFFEANTEGLWEVEETMRKVYVIF
- a CDS encoding succinylglutamate desuccinylase/aspartoacylase domain-containing protein, giving the protein MSTEAYPIEVAFPDISVHEQSSSGIAYLHTFDSGEPGPHVMITALTHGNEVCGAIVVDELLRRALRPRRGRLTLAFANVAAYQRFDPAKPDAARFVDQDFNRVWTAAALDDTSRTSSELARAREMRPVIDTVDMLLDLHSMHEKCKPLIVAGPLQKGIDLAVRLGTPATVICDEGHPEGRRMRDYEGFGSADSAKNALLIECGQHWERSAVGVARDTTARFLLLAGVIDEADLPDGWLAPLPPAQHIVRVTQPVVATSMDFRFAAPYTGLEVFPDAGAVIGWSNGEAVVTPYDNCMLVMPSLRQLRPGVTVVRLGKIERTVPNTGASTT
- a CDS encoding tartrate dehydrogenase, whose translation is MAKTYRIAVIPGDGIGVEVMPEAIRVLDTVKKRFGIELEYQQIEWASCDYYAKHGKMMPDDWKAQLQSADAILFGAVGWPDTVPDHISLWGSLLKFRREFDQYINLRPARLFAGVPSPLAGRKAGDIDFWIVRENTEGEYSSVGGVMFEGTEREFVLQESVFTRHGSERVLKFAFDLAQRRERKKITVATKSNGIAISMPWWDKCAAGIAAQYPDVTWDKQHIDILCARFVLNPDRFDVVVATNLFGDILSDLGPACTGTIGLAPSGNLNPDRKFPSLFEPVHGSAPDIAGKNIANPIAMIWSAAMMLDFLGNHEGKEREAHDAILAAIEATLIEGPHTGDLGGKANTTEVGQAIAAKLA
- a CDS encoding porin — translated: MNRNITMTRIACAIAALASTPAFAQSSVTLYGIVDTGIGYQSSQAPSLGSTSGGKSAVKMINGVWAGSRFGLKGGEDLGGGTKAIFQLESGFNSTTGAQQYTNAMFGRQAWIGVTNPTYGTFTAGRQYTAYYTLLSPYSPTTWLTGYYGAHPGDVDALDTIYRANNSLVYTSPKLYGFTFSGSYSVGGVPGSLNRGSTWSGAIQYLNGPLGVAVGFMRINNSTPGGGAYGADSTVSNNGTQPGVSAVTNGYQTAQAQQRFAVTGGYNFGNGWDVSAAYSNVQYIPGVGSSFRDTAIFNTAGVVLHWKPTAAWDFATGYSYTRATKANGITSSAQYQQVNLSEYYALSKRTGLYALQAFQRTNGNTLGTAGSGHVITATATIGDGFQSAPSSSRSQFAAGVGIVHRF